A section of the Malus sylvestris chromosome 17, drMalSylv7.2, whole genome shotgun sequence genome encodes:
- the LOC126612498 gene encoding uncharacterized protein LOC126612498: MRRAKTTVLLVAATGLTFHAFNSDFLSSSSADILPSFPEHLRTPIHGVVRSSRAISTIALTAVDYKLTLRGIPEDSDEYRQKLSQVHSRSASRILKLCEANRGFYVKAGQFVAALRQVPKEYSSTLSSLQDQAVPCHLKAIKEVLIRNLGHKLSDVFLSLDELPIAAASIAQVHRGVLKDHQEVAVKVQYPGLEQHMKIDTATMYFLSKSLTLFFPEYRFDWLVSEFVHAISLELDFIQEARNSETTATNFANNKWVKIPRIFWDLTTTQVLTMEFCTGHKVDDVQFLEERRINPMKVAEVLLEAFAEMIFIHGFLHGDPHPGNILVSPEGPNGFSLVLLDHGIYKQLDEGFRLDYCQLWKALILLDSKKLHHLGERFGVGKYSRYFPVIFTGRTIDSKSALGKTMSVEEKSNLKQELKSLKMEDISSFMESLPSDFLTILRTDGLLRSIVSKLGAPQRVRLLAYGKYALYGLSPKLNPESDFSMEVKLSRLKAKVSYLWLRLILGVIELRLQLGKVKLLLHILYEKLGGATRRILLISS, translated from the exons ATGCGGAGGGCCAAAACCACTGTCCTCCTTGTCGCAGCAACTGGCCTTACCTTCCACGCCTTCAACTCTGATTTCCTCTCGTCCTCCTCCGCCGATATCCTCCCATCATTCCCAGAACACCTCCGCACACCAATTCACGGCGTCGTTCGGTCTTCCCGTGCAATCTCCACC ATTGCGTTGACTGCCGTTGACTACAAGCTTACTCTGCGTGGAATCCCAGAGGACTCCGATGAGTACCGTCAGAAGCTATCCCAG GTTCATAGTCGTTCCGCTTCGAGAATTCTGAAGCTGTGTGAGGCCAATAGAGGATTTTATGTGAAAGCCGGTCAATTTGTGGCCGCTCTGCGACAGGTTCCGAAAGAGTACTCATCAACCCTTTCCTCATTGCAGGATCAG GCAGTTCCTTGTCATTTGAAAGCAATTAAAGAAGTGCTGATCCGCAATCTGGGACACAAGCTGTCAGATGT GTTTCTGTCACTTGATGAGCTTCCCATAGCCGCTGCATCTATTGCTCAAGTACACAGGGGAGTTCTTAAGGATCATCAAGAAGTAGCAGTTAAG GTGCAGTACCCAGGTCTGGAGCAGCACATGAAAATAGATACAGCAACCATGTATTTCCTTTCAAAATCCCTTACATTG TTTTTCCCGGAATACAGATTTGACTGGCTGGTATCGGAGTTCGTACATGCTATATCTCTCGAACTTG ACTTTATTCAGGAGGCTAGGAATTCTGAGACAACTGCCACTAACTTTGCAAACAACAAATGGGTCAAGATTCCTCGTATATTTTGG GACTTGACCACTACTCAAGTGCTAACAATGGAATTCTGTACAGGCCACAAG GTTGATGATGTACAGTTTCTGGAGGAAAGGAGAATAAACCCAATGAAG GTAGCAGAAGTATTATTGGAAGCGTTTGCTGAAATGATTTTTATCCATGGTTTCCTGCATGGAGATCCACACCCTGGTAACATATTAGTTTCACCAGAAGGTCCCAATGGTTTTTCTCTGG TTCTTCTAGACCATGGAATATACAAACAATTAGATGAAGGATTCAGGTTGGACTACTGTCAACTCTGGAAGGCTTTAATTCTTCTAGACTCTAAAAAATTGCATCATTTGGGTGAAAGGTTTGGTGTTGGGAAGTATTCTAGATACTTTCCTGTCATTTTTACGGGAAGAACTATTGacag TAAATCGGCTCTTGGGAAGACAATGTCAGTTGAAGAAAAAAGTAATCTAAAGCAAGAGTTGAAGTCCCTAAAGATGGAGGACATATCTTCATTTATGGAATCCTTGCCATCTGACTTCCTCACAATATTGCGTACTGA CGGGCTACTTAGGTCTATCGTTAGCAAGTTGGGTGCTCCACAAAGAGTGAGGTTACTAGCCTATGGAAAATATGCATTATATGGTCTTTCTCCAAAGTTGAATCCTGAATCTG ATTTTTCTATGGAAGTGAAGTTATCCCGATTGAAGGCAAAAGTGAGCTACCTTTGGTTAAGGCTTATTCTCG GGGTAATCGAGCTCCGTTTGCAGTTGGGAAAGGTCAAGCTTCTGCTGCACATTTTGTATGAAAAGTTGGGTGGTGCTACGAGGAGAATTTTGCTTATTTCCTCTTAG
- the LOC126612501 gene encoding universal stress protein PHOS32-like: protein MGKARSVGVGMDYSATSKLALRWAVDNLIEQGDRIVLIHVEPTKAATTSRKQLFENTGSPLIPLEELVETNVSKHYGLTNDPEVLDILDKVSKTKGAEAVAKVYWGDPREKLCDAVQDLKLDSLVVGSRGLGPIKRVLLGSVSIYVVTNASCPVTVVKGAHNHPNHKISKKLSFK from the exons ATGGGGAAGGCTCGCAGTGTAGGAGTTGGAATGGATTATTCAGCAACAAGCAAATTAGCCCTAAGATGGGCAGTCGATAATCTCATCGAACAAGGAGATCGCATCGTATTAATCCACGTTGAGCCAACCAAAGCAGCTACTACAAGCAGGAAACAGCTGTTTGAGAACACTGGATCAC CTTTGATTCCTCTAGAAGAACTTGTGGAGACTAATGTCTCAAAGCACTATGGACTTACTAATGATCCAGAGGTGCTTGATATTCTTGACAAAGTGTCAAAAACTAAAGGG GCTGAGGCTGTGGCAAAGGTGTACTGGGGGGATCCAAGAGAGAAGTTGTGTGATGCAGTGCAAGATCTTAAGCTTGATTCGCTTGTCGTCGGAAGCAGGGGCTTAGGCCCTATCAAAAG GGTGTTGCTGGGCAGTGTAAGCATCTATGTGGTGACAAATGCTTCATGTCCGGTTACTGTTGTCAAGGGCGCACACAATCATCCAAACCATAAAATCTCAAAGAAACTATCTTTCAAATGA